One window of the Terriglobales bacterium genome contains the following:
- the hemA gene encoding glutamyl-tRNA reductase: MKFQLLGVNHRTAPVAVRERLAVPESRLPEAMRRLAVHPGVDEGLVLSTCNRVELLTRCTNGRADLRGFLADFFQVDLAAYEPHLYEYEDMDAVRHVFRVAASLDSMVVGEPQVLGQVKESYALARAVGAVHSHLDALMTRAFAVAKRVRTETAVGSSSVSVASAAVELAGKIFGSLRGKHVYLVGAGKMSELAARHLKAQGADAIFVANRTHERALEMAARIGGQAMLFEQLYDTADRADIIITSTGAPHHIFRREHGELFLARRKNRPMFFIDIAVPRDVDPEMNKLDGIFVYDIDDLGAIVASHVEGRRREAERAESIIETEVARFHARLETLQVVPTIVSLQDHLEAIRQAEIDRVRGRLGKLTPEQESAIETLTRGIVNKVLHTPVTTLKSAAGQPEATTLVDVVRRLFNLRDQNPGPKA, encoded by the coding sequence ATGAAGTTCCAGCTCCTCGGCGTCAACCATCGCACGGCTCCGGTAGCGGTGCGGGAACGGCTGGCCGTCCCCGAATCCCGCCTGCCGGAAGCCATGCGCCGCCTCGCCGTACATCCCGGCGTGGACGAAGGGCTGGTGCTTTCCACCTGCAATCGCGTCGAACTCCTCACGCGGTGCACCAACGGCCGCGCCGACCTGCGCGGCTTCCTCGCTGATTTCTTCCAGGTGGATCTTGCCGCCTACGAGCCGCACCTTTACGAGTACGAGGACATGGACGCGGTGCGCCACGTGTTCCGGGTTGCCGCCAGTCTCGATTCCATGGTGGTGGGCGAACCCCAGGTTCTGGGACAGGTGAAAGAGTCCTACGCTCTGGCGCGGGCCGTCGGGGCCGTGCACTCGCACCTGGATGCGCTGATGACCCGCGCTTTCGCCGTGGCCAAGCGTGTGCGCACCGAGACCGCGGTGGGCAGCTCCTCGGTCTCGGTGGCCTCCGCAGCCGTGGAGCTGGCTGGAAAGATCTTCGGCAGCCTGCGGGGCAAGCACGTCTACCTGGTGGGGGCCGGCAAGATGAGCGAACTGGCGGCGCGTCACCTGAAGGCGCAGGGCGCGGACGCTATCTTCGTTGCCAACCGCACCCACGAGCGCGCCCTGGAAATGGCCGCCCGCATCGGCGGCCAGGCCATGCTCTTCGAGCAGCTCTACGACACCGCCGACCGTGCCGACATCATCATCACCTCCACCGGCGCGCCCCACCACATCTTCCGGCGCGAGCACGGCGAGCTATTCCTGGCACGGCGCAAGAACCGTCCCATGTTTTTCATTGATATCGCTGTGCCCCGCGACGTCGATCCGGAAATGAACAAGCTGGATGGCATCTTCGTCTACGACATCGACGACCTGGGCGCAATCGTGGCCTCGCACGTCGAAGGCCGCCGCCGCGAGGCCGAGCGCGCCGAGAGCATCATCGAGACGGAAGTGGCGCGCTTCCACGCCCGCCTGGAAACGCTGCAGGTGGTTCCCACCATCGTTTCGCTGCAGGACCACCTGGAAGCCATTCGCCAGGCGGAGATCGACCGCGTACGCGGGCGGCTGGGCAAACTGACTCCGGAGCAGGAGAGCGCCATCGAAACCCTAACCCGCGGAATCGTCAACAAGGTTCTGCACACGCCCGTCACCACCCTGAAAAGCGCGGCCGGGCAGCCCGAGGCTACGACGCTCGTTGACGTCGTCCGGCGGCTGTTCAACCTGCGTGACCAGAACCCGGGACCCAAGGCGTAA
- a CDS encoding D-2-hydroxyacid dehydrogenase, which produces MKVVIALSHPFELWNAPAWLAERLGRDFPKVSFRDLGGYEGLDREIVDAEVLFGWSLRPQQLAAARTLRWVHSPAAAVHQLIFPEMIASAVVLTNAREVHGPVVAEHAIALVLALAKRLPSAMRCQQRHVWGQQEMWQERPRPREVQDATLGLIGLGSIGREVAKRARALGMRVVAVREHPQKGSDGADAVHGPAETDRMLAQADYVVIAAPITSATQFLFDAERLAHMKPDACLINVSRGQLVDEAALADALRRKKIAGAALDVFSVEPLPPESPLWELDNLLITPHTAAVTEKLWERHYALMRENLRRYLAGEALLGMVDKLKGY; this is translated from the coding sequence ATGAAGGTCGTGATCGCCCTCAGCCATCCCTTCGAGCTCTGGAACGCACCCGCCTGGCTGGCGGAGCGGTTGGGTCGGGATTTCCCTAAAGTGTCCTTCCGGGATCTGGGCGGCTATGAAGGGCTCGATCGTGAAATCGTGGACGCCGAGGTGCTGTTCGGCTGGTCGCTGCGTCCGCAGCAGCTCGCGGCAGCCCGCACGCTCCGCTGGGTCCATTCTCCGGCCGCGGCCGTCCACCAATTGATATTTCCGGAGATGATTGCCAGCGCCGTCGTGCTCACCAACGCCCGCGAGGTACACGGGCCGGTGGTCGCCGAGCACGCTATTGCGCTGGTGCTGGCACTGGCCAAGCGGCTGCCCTCGGCCATGCGATGCCAGCAGCGGCACGTGTGGGGCCAGCAGGAAATGTGGCAGGAGCGTCCCCGGCCGCGCGAGGTCCAGGACGCCACGCTGGGATTGATCGGACTGGGCTCGATCGGACGCGAGGTCGCGAAGCGTGCCAGGGCGCTGGGCATGCGCGTGGTCGCAGTGCGCGAGCATCCGCAGAAGGGAAGCGATGGCGCAGACGCCGTCCACGGCCCCGCGGAGACCGACCGCATGCTGGCGCAGGCGGACTATGTGGTGATTGCCGCGCCCATCACCAGCGCTACCCAATTCTTGTTCGACGCGGAGCGGCTGGCGCACATGAAGCCGGACGCTTGTCTCATCAACGTCAGCCGCGGGCAACTGGTGGACGAAGCCGCCTTGGCGGATGCTTTGCGCCGGAAGAAGATCGCGGGCGCGGCGCTGGATGTCTTTTCTGTCGAGCCGTTGCCGCCAGAGTCGCCGCTCTGGGAGTTGGACAACCTGCTCATCACGCCTCACACCGCGGCCGTCACGGAAAAGCTCTGGGAGCGCCACTACGCGCTCATGCGCGAGAACCTGCGGCGCTACCTGGCCGGAGAAGCGCTTCTCGGCATGGTGGACAAGCTGAAGGGATACTGA
- the ccsA gene encoding cytochrome c biogenesis protein CcsA, with the protein MPLFWLRVALVFYGFGLLYALLTLTGRGRALVRLTIPAVATGVVFHFVSLAEAAMATGQWTPVSLYHSESLLAFLVMLFFFAVYWRYQTTAPGIFVFPLAFLLTFSSAIGQQPPEFASPLMRSGWIVTHIALIFTGYAALFLSFAASLLYLLQERSLKAKRTEGILARLPALEVIDEIGYRSLLLGFPFMTLGLLAGSVVAAQQFGPSYLLDPKVLLSLVMWALYMILLYTRWSAGWRGRRAAFLSTAAFVVAVGAWAANYFSEVHRFTP; encoded by the coding sequence ATGCCTCTCTTCTGGCTGCGAGTCGCGCTGGTTTTTTACGGTTTTGGCCTGCTGTACGCCCTGCTCACGCTCACGGGCCGGGGCCGCGCGCTGGTCCGGCTCACCATTCCCGCGGTCGCCACGGGCGTGGTGTTCCACTTTGTTTCTCTGGCGGAAGCGGCCATGGCCACGGGCCAGTGGACGCCGGTTTCGCTCTATCATTCGGAGTCGCTGCTGGCCTTCCTGGTGATGCTGTTTTTCTTCGCCGTCTACTGGCGCTACCAGACCACCGCGCCGGGCATCTTCGTCTTCCCGCTGGCCTTCCTGCTGACTTTTTCGTCCGCCATCGGGCAGCAGCCGCCGGAGTTCGCTTCGCCCCTGATGCGCAGCGGCTGGATCGTTACCCACATCGCCCTGATCTTCACCGGATACGCGGCGCTGTTCCTGAGTTTCGCGGCCAGCTTGCTCTACCTGCTGCAGGAGCGCAGCCTCAAGGCCAAACGCACGGAGGGAATCCTGGCCCGCCTGCCCGCGCTGGAGGTCATCGACGAAATCGGCTACCGCTCGCTGCTGCTCGGCTTCCCCTTCATGACCCTGGGCCTGCTGGCGGGCTCGGTGGTGGCGGCGCAACAGTTCGGACCCTCGTATCTGCTCGATCCCAAGGTGCTGCTGTCGCTGGTGATGTGGGCGCTCTACATGATCCTGCTTTACACGCGCTGGAGCGCCGGCTGGCGGGGACGGCGGGCGGCCTTCCTCTCCACCGCGGCCTTCGTCGTGGCAGTCGGCGCTTGGGCGGCCAACTACTTCAGCGAGGTGCACCGGTTCACGCCATGA